One part of the Corynebacterium aurimucosum ATCC 700975 genome encodes these proteins:
- the nadD gene encoding nicotinate-nucleotide adenylyltransferase — protein MTSPQRIGIMGGTFDPIHNGHLVAASEVAHRFRLDTVVFVPTGQPWQKADKQVTAAEHRYLMTMVATASNPRFTVSRVDIDREGPTYTIDTLRDLRGIFPDAELFFITGADSVASIMSWRNWEEMLEMAHFVGVTRPGYELRKDMLPEDSQDDIELIEIPAMAISSTDCRARAQQGQPVWYLVPDGVVQYIAKNHLYSPHPEKPL, from the coding sequence ATGACTAGTCCACAACGCATCGGCATCATGGGTGGCACCTTCGACCCCATCCATAATGGTCACCTCGTCGCCGCCAGCGAGGTAGCTCACCGCTTCCGCCTCGACACGGTGGTCTTCGTCCCCACAGGTCAGCCCTGGCAGAAGGCCGATAAGCAGGTCACCGCCGCCGAGCACCGCTACCTGATGACCATGGTGGCCACGGCGTCGAACCCGCGCTTTACTGTCTCGCGTGTGGACATTGACCGCGAGGGGCCCACCTACACCATCGATACGTTGCGTGATTTGCGCGGAATCTTCCCGGACGCCGAACTCTTCTTCATTACTGGTGCCGACTCGGTGGCCTCCATCATGAGCTGGCGCAACTGGGAAGAGATGCTGGAAATGGCCCATTTCGTTGGTGTGACCCGGCCCGGCTATGAGCTGCGCAAAGACATGCTGCCGGAGGATTCTCAGGATGATATCGAGCTGATTGAGATTCCCGCCATGGCCATTTCCTCCACTGATTGCCGCGCTCGCGCCCAGCAGGGCCAGCCGGTGTGGTACCTCGTACCGGATGGGGTAGTGCAATACATTGCCAAGAATCACCTTTATAGCCCGCACCCGGAAAAGCCCCTGTAG
- a CDS encoding cutinase family protein gives MKSLSFRVSCVAAALGTAASLLSAPVASAGGVETCPETVVLVARGSDQNEEQGEYVGPQRYSAHAPESTGFEGRNFAALFHQVEQRHPGAMDDVYVLALDPEAYPAAMNLPPLAQEGEDLGPLQLVQRALGILQQHSLGEMAYSVTFGAIDSLRTGARNAPKVVDNYETTTGCHPRWVAAGYSQGALVATSVESYLAETGRLQAMLTFGNPLHQVPWAKNRAGLPGNRSVDYCLDGDFVCDFSLDAANRALATKAERHASYFLGEPSEQDVQVIDSVAGILTSHD, from the coding sequence ATGAAGTCTCTTTCCTTTCGTGTTTCCTGTGTAGCTGCCGCCCTTGGCACGGCGGCGTCTCTTCTCAGCGCGCCGGTGGCGTCGGCGGGCGGCGTTGAAACCTGCCCCGAGACCGTGGTGCTCGTCGCACGCGGTTCGGACCAAAACGAAGAGCAAGGCGAATACGTGGGACCGCAGCGCTACTCCGCGCACGCACCAGAATCCACGGGCTTTGAGGGGCGCAACTTTGCCGCCCTGTTTCATCAGGTAGAGCAGCGCCACCCAGGTGCAATGGATGACGTGTACGTCCTGGCGCTGGATCCGGAGGCTTATCCCGCGGCCATGAACCTGCCACCCTTGGCGCAGGAGGGCGAGGACTTAGGCCCGCTTCAGCTGGTGCAGCGGGCGCTCGGGATCCTACAGCAGCACTCCCTCGGGGAGATGGCATATTCGGTGACGTTTGGGGCCATCGATAGTCTGCGTACCGGCGCGCGCAACGCACCGAAGGTGGTGGACAACTATGAGACCACCACCGGTTGCCACCCGCGGTGGGTAGCTGCCGGCTACTCGCAGGGCGCGCTCGTCGCAACGAGCGTGGAGAGCTATTTGGCCGAGACCGGGCGCCTGCAGGCCATGCTCACTTTCGGCAACCCGCTTCACCAGGTCCCGTGGGCTAAAAATCGCGCCGGGCTCCCTGGGAACCGCTCTGTCGATTACTGCCTCGACGGTGATTTCGTGTGCGATTTTTCCCTCGACGCCGCTAACCGTGCTCTAGCCACCAAGGCTGAGCGCCACGCCTCCTATTTCTTGGGGGAGCCTTCCGAACAGGACGTGCAGGTCATTGATTCGGTGGCCGGTATACTCACCAGCCATGACTAG
- a CDS encoding cutinase family protein has protein sequence MVPSPMLSRIASSVAAAVMAVSAIIVPQTISAAAAHADEQCPAVVVVAARGSGQNGQVYPTQYSNQGGRASNGWEGESIRAMLQGAEARYQATHGGNSLMKDVYVLGLEPQYYPATYPEYSVPNESVPNTAADLVRLATQYANPVINTAVSAINQFLYSVQTGKRGVTSAINSYEAATGCHPQYILSGYSQGAMILANHEAELAHRGQLAGVVTFGNPLTRAGDPAVVGATQGAGGPMGHFPQLRANVSRVDYCLPLDAVCDLSAHTLYAAKPTGGSHGQYFFTNHQWDNQVYDSIGRMVDSVRFR, from the coding sequence ATGGTGCCTTCTCCCATGCTGTCCCGCATTGCTTCCTCCGTGGCCGCCGCCGTCATGGCCGTGTCCGCCATTATTGTCCCGCAAACCATCTCTGCAGCCGCCGCGCACGCTGACGAACAGTGCCCCGCAGTGGTCGTCGTTGCCGCGCGCGGCTCCGGCCAAAACGGTCAGGTCTACCCCACGCAGTATTCGAACCAGGGCGGCCGCGCCTCCAATGGATGGGAGGGCGAATCCATCCGCGCCATGCTGCAGGGCGCCGAGGCACGCTACCAGGCCACTCACGGCGGCAACTCGCTGATGAAGGACGTCTACGTGCTGGGCCTGGAGCCGCAGTACTATCCGGCGACCTACCCGGAATACTCTGTTCCGAACGAGTCGGTTCCGAACACCGCGGCTGACCTCGTGCGCCTGGCCACGCAGTACGCCAACCCAGTCATCAACACCGCAGTCTCCGCCATCAACCAGTTCTTGTACTCCGTGCAGACCGGCAAGCGCGGCGTGACCAGCGCGATCAACAGCTATGAAGCCGCCACCGGTTGCCACCCGCAATACATCCTGTCCGGCTACTCCCAGGGCGCCATGATCCTGGCCAACCACGAGGCGGAACTGGCCCACCGCGGTCAGCTCGCAGGCGTCGTGACCTTTGGCAACCCGCTGACCCGCGCCGGCGATCCGGCCGTTGTCGGCGCGACCCAGGGCGCGGGCGGCCCGATGGGCCACTTCCCGCAGCTGCGTGCCAACGTCAGCCGCGTGGACTACTGCCTGCCCCTCGATGCCGTGTGCGATCTCTCCGCCCATACCCTCTACGCCGCCAAGCCTACCGGCGGCTCCCATGGCCAGTACTTCTTCACCAACCACCAGTGGGATAACCAGGTCTACGATTCCATCGGCCGCATGGTAGACAGCGTTCGTTTCCGCTAA